One part of the Candidatus Zymogenaceae bacterium genome encodes these proteins:
- a CDS encoding enoyl-CoA hydratase/isomerase family protein encodes MSVAEWKKDGTVAVITMTNGENRLNPTYNETIIALLDDILNDAEVSSVVIASSDAKNWSQGIDLDWMMQRMGENDTQAIKDFLYGLNNLFKKLLLYPMPVIAAINGHAAAGGAIIACACDFRFMRSDRGFFFFPEIDIGIPFLPGMIAFAKKAMPYYIFNEMMLTGKRYTAMELAEHNVIVKACPTADDTVSEAVAFGKTLNKKRGMFGESKYRLHREMVEIFEKEDPQYIDPLNLMVTD; translated from the coding sequence ATGTCTGTCGCTGAATGGAAAAAGGACGGCACCGTTGCCGTTATCACCATGACCAACGGTGAAAACCGTTTGAATCCCACATACAACGAGACCATAATCGCGCTTCTGGATGACATCCTGAATGATGCCGAGGTATCGTCGGTGGTCATTGCGTCGTCGGATGCGAAGAACTGGTCCCAGGGAATCGACCTGGATTGGATGATGCAGCGGATGGGTGAAAACGACACCCAGGCCATCAAGGATTTTCTCTACGGCCTCAACAACCTATTCAAGAAGCTCCTTCTCTACCCGATGCCGGTCATCGCCGCCATCAACGGTCACGCCGCCGCCGGTGGTGCCATCATCGCGTGCGCCTGCGACTTTCGCTTCATGCGATCGGACCGGGGTTTCTTCTTCTTCCCGGAGATCGACATCGGCATCCCCTTTCTGCCCGGCATGATCGCCTTCGCAAAAAAGGCGATGCCCTACTACATCTTCAACGAGATGATGCTCACCGGGAAACGCTACACGGCAATGGAACTCGCCGAGCACAACGTTATTGTCAAGGCATGCCCCACGGCGGACGATACCGTCTCCGAGGCCGTCGCTTTCGGGAAAACCCTGAATAAAAAGCGCGGTATGTTCGGCGAGTCGAAATATCGTCTCCATCGGGAGATGGTGGAAATATTCGAAAAAGAAGATCCCCAGTACATCGACCCATTGAACCTGATGGTGACCGACTGA
- a CDS encoding nitronate monooxygenase translates to MKTRITELFGIEYPIILSGMSWISLPKMVAAVSNAGGLGILATGPLSHDECKEAIREIRSLTDKPFGANASLMLPGAQDNARVLLEEKVPVINFALGKGDWLVEEAHKYGGKVIATVVTHRHAKRAQEYGCDAVIVTGHEAAGHGGDATSLVLIPSIVDSLDIPVIAAGGFADGRGVAAALSLGADGVAMGTRFMTTKESGLHDNFKELSVEKSVYDTIYSTRIDGIPCRVMDTPPARRQVKRGLNMPAAFFNSRIIAKQLGLPWLKLFVGVMLSGWKNAKQMAFLANTYQNALLATELGDVEHGILPGGQVAGLLYDIPTVAELMERTVKEAQEISKKLVSQVK, encoded by the coding sequence ATGAAGACCCGCATAACCGAACTTTTCGGCATCGAGTATCCGATAATCCTCTCGGGAATGAGCTGGATCAGCCTGCCCAAGATGGTGGCCGCCGTATCCAACGCCGGTGGACTGGGAATCCTGGCCACGGGCCCCCTGAGTCATGATGAATGCAAGGAGGCGATTCGGGAGATTCGCTCCCTGACCGACAAGCCCTTTGGGGCGAACGCATCGCTGATGCTGCCGGGAGCCCAGGACAATGCACGGGTACTTTTGGAAGAGAAGGTGCCGGTCATCAACTTCGCCCTGGGGAAGGGGGACTGGCTGGTGGAAGAGGCCCATAAATACGGCGGGAAGGTGATCGCCACGGTGGTGACTCATCGCCACGCCAAAAGGGCCCAGGAATACGGCTGCGACGCCGTGATCGTAACCGGACACGAGGCGGCGGGACACGGGGGAGACGCCACGAGCCTGGTGCTCATCCCGAGCATTGTAGACAGCCTCGACATCCCGGTAATCGCCGCCGGCGGCTTCGCCGACGGCCGGGGAGTGGCGGCGGCCCTGTCCTTGGGGGCCGACGGCGTAGCCATGGGAACCCGGTTCATGACCACCAAGGAGAGCGGGCTTCACGATAACTTCAAGGAGCTGTCGGTTGAAAAGTCGGTATACGATACCATATACTCCACCCGCATCGACGGCATCCCCTGCAGGGTGATGGACACCCCCCCCGCCCGTCGCCAGGTCAAGCGGGGGCTGAATATGCCCGCAGCGTTCTTCAACTCCCGGATCATCGCCAAGCAATTGGGGCTTCCCTGGCTGAAGCTCTTTGTGGGCGTGATGCTGTCCGGATGGAAAAACGCCAAACAGATGGCGTTTCTGGCAAACACGTATCAAAACGCGCTGCTCGCCACCGAGCTTGGAGATGTCGAGCATGGGATTTTACCGGGGGGACAGGTCGCAGGACTATTGTATGATATCCCCACGGTGGCGGAGCTGATGGAGCGTACCGTCAAAGAGGCACAGGAGATATCGAAAAAACTGGTGTCCCAGGTGAAATAA
- a CDS encoding nitronate monooxygenase: protein MKTRITESFGIKYPILLSGMSWISVPKMVAAVSNAGGLGILATGPLNPDETRAAVKEIRSMTDKPFGANASLLFPGAAYNAQVLLEEQVPVINFALGKGDWIVEAAHKYGGKVVATVVTHRHAKRAEDYGCDGLIVTGNEAAAHGGDATTLVLIPNMADAVKIPIIAAGGIGDGRGLAAALALGADAVAMGTRFMTSQESELHERFKELSIEKTVYDTLYSDKFDGLWCRVMDTPPARRALKRGLNYTGALFNSKIISDQLGLPWFKLFVGVMLSGWKNAKQLAYLANAFKAIKLATEDGDLEEGVLTVGQVQGLVRDIPTVEELITRMVKEATEIRKKMDTMLP from the coding sequence ATGAAGACGCGCATCACCGAGTCCTTTGGCATCAAGTACCCGATACTCCTCTCGGGAATGAGCTGGATCAGCGTTCCAAAGATGGTGGCCGCCGTATCCAACGCCGGAGGGTTGGGGATTCTGGCAACGGGGCCGCTGAACCCGGATGAAACCCGCGCGGCCGTCAAGGAAATCCGCTCCATGACCGACAAGCCCTTCGGAGCGAACGCATCACTGTTGTTTCCCGGTGCGGCGTACAACGCCCAGGTGCTCCTGGAGGAACAGGTGCCGGTCATCAACTTCGCCCTCGGAAAGGGAGACTGGATTGTTGAAGCCGCCCACAAATACGGTGGAAAGGTGGTGGCGACGGTGGTTACCCACCGCCACGCCAAGCGGGCAGAGGACTACGGCTGCGACGGCCTGATCGTGACCGGAAACGAAGCCGCGGCCCACGGCGGAGACGCCACCACGCTTGTTTTGATCCCGAACATGGCCGACGCCGTGAAAATACCGATCATCGCCGCGGGAGGCATCGGCGACGGCCGGGGTCTGGCGGCGGCGCTGGCCCTGGGGGCCGACGCCGTGGCCATGGGAACCCGGTTCATGACCAGCCAGGAGAGCGAGCTGCACGAGCGCTTCAAGGAGCTCTCCATCGAAAAGACGGTGTACGACACCCTCTATTCAGACAAGTTCGACGGCCTGTGGTGCCGGGTGATGGACACCCCTCCCGCCCGCAGGGCGCTCAAGCGGGGCCTCAACTACACCGGCGCACTGTTCAACTCCAAGATCATCTCCGATCAATTGGGACTGCCCTGGTTCAAGCTCTTTGTCGGCGTGATGCTGTCCGGCTGGAAGAACGCCAAGCAGCTTGCATACCTGGCGAACGCCTTCAAGGCCATCAAGCTTGCCACCGAGGACGGCGACCTGGAAGAGGGCGTCCTGACGGTGGGGCAGGTCCAGGGATTGGTGCGGGATATTCCCACCGTGGAGGAGCTGATCACGAGGATGGTCAAGGAGGCCACGGAGATCCGGAAAAAAATGGACACCATGTTGCCATAA
- a CDS encoding FAD-dependent oxidoreductase: MDPLLEPITINGMEIQNRILMPAMHLSMVDNSFVTDQLVEFYAERARGGAGAFVAGYGMVNEYAGSAIIIGAHKDEFVPGLSRLAQAMKLGGGRAGLQLNHSGRYNFSILLGGKPSVAPSAVTSRFTKETPRALEYDEVKQTIQDFADTAARTKEAGFDFVEILSGTGYLISQFLSELTNKREDEYGGSWENRMRFGLDIARAVRKAVGDDYPVIWRINGNDFMPEGIGRVRMREYAVKLVENGADAISVNVGWHEARVPQIVTSVPRGAFAYLFRGIKDLVDVPIIGSHRINDVVTARELLIDGMCDMVGMGRALIADPDLPKKIIENREKEIIHCVACGQGCFDHLFVMQPVECLCNPRAGHEIDRVVEKTKEPKKILVVGGGAAGMSAAATAAGRGHDVCLYEKDDCLGGQLHLAGAPPGRDEFIELAFDLEAQLGPSGVKKVMLGTAVDEKVIDTEKPDVVILATGAVELNPPIPGADQPHVVGAWDVLRDTVNTGKHVVVIGGGAVGVETALHLAEKGTLTGDMVKFLLVNKAEPVEDLYDLATQGSKEVTLVEMQDRIGPDIGRTTRWGMLQDLDHYNVTTMKATTAKKITENSVVLEGPDGETEIPADTVVMAVGAKSYNPLEELLKKKKIAYHVVGDARQVAKAMDAIHEGFEAARAV; encoded by the coding sequence ATGGACCCGCTGCTGGAGCCGATTACCATAAACGGAATGGAAATACAGAACCGCATTCTTATGCCGGCCATGCATCTTTCCATGGTGGATAATTCCTTTGTCACCGATCAACTGGTGGAGTTCTACGCCGAGCGGGCACGGGGGGGCGCAGGCGCCTTCGTGGCCGGCTACGGCATGGTCAATGAATACGCCGGGAGCGCCATCATCATCGGAGCGCACAAGGACGAGTTCGTTCCCGGACTCAGTCGCCTGGCACAAGCCATGAAACTGGGAGGTGGACGGGCGGGGTTGCAGCTGAATCACTCGGGGCGTTATAACTTCTCCATCCTCCTGGGGGGAAAGCCCTCGGTTGCACCCTCGGCCGTCACCTCCCGGTTCACTAAAGAAACACCCCGGGCGCTGGAATACGACGAGGTCAAGCAGACCATCCAGGATTTTGCGGATACCGCCGCCCGGACGAAAGAGGCGGGCTTCGACTTCGTGGAAATCCTCTCCGGCACCGGCTACCTGATCAGCCAGTTCCTCTCGGAGTTGACCAACAAAAGGGAGGATGAATACGGCGGGTCCTGGGAAAACCGGATGCGCTTCGGCTTGGATATCGCACGGGCGGTCAGAAAGGCCGTGGGGGATGATTATCCGGTTATCTGGCGTATCAACGGAAACGACTTCATGCCGGAAGGCATCGGAAGGGTCCGGATGCGGGAGTACGCCGTGAAGCTGGTGGAAAACGGCGCCGACGCCATTTCTGTCAACGTGGGATGGCACGAGGCCCGGGTCCCCCAGATCGTCACGTCCGTCCCCCGGGGCGCGTTCGCGTATCTCTTCCGGGGCATCAAGGATCTGGTGGACGTGCCGATCATCGGCAGCCACCGCATCAACGACGTTGTCACCGCCCGTGAGCTTCTCATCGACGGCATGTGCGACATGGTTGGCATGGGCCGGGCGCTCATCGCCGATCCCGACCTCCCCAAAAAAATCATCGAGAACAGGGAGAAGGAAATCATCCACTGCGTGGCCTGCGGCCAGGGCTGCTTCGATCACCTGTTCGTGATGCAGCCGGTGGAGTGCCTCTGCAACCCCCGGGCCGGACACGAGATCGACCGGGTGGTTGAAAAAACGAAAGAGCCGAAGAAAATCCTGGTGGTGGGCGGCGGAGCCGCCGGCATGAGCGCCGCCGCCACGGCGGCCGGGCGCGGGCACGACGTGTGTCTTTACGAAAAGGACGACTGTCTGGGCGGGCAGCTTCACCTGGCGGGAGCGCCTCCGGGACGGGACGAGTTCATCGAGCTGGCGTTCGATCTGGAGGCCCAGCTCGGCCCCAGCGGCGTCAAGAAGGTGATGCTGGGGACGGCGGTGGACGAGAAGGTGATCGATACCGAGAAGCCGGACGTGGTGATTCTTGCCACCGGGGCCGTCGAGCTGAATCCGCCCATACCCGGCGCGGACCAGCCCCACGTGGTGGGGGCCTGGGACGTGCTTCGGGATACGGTCAACACCGGGAAGCATGTAGTGGTCATCGGCGGCGGCGCCGTGGGAGTGGAGACGGCGCTTCACCTGGCCGAGAAGGGAACCCTCACTGGCGACATGGTCAAGTTCCTCCTCGTCAACAAGGCCGAGCCCGTCGAGGACCTCTACGACCTGGCGACGCAGGGATCAAAGGAAGTAACCCTGGTGGAAATGCAGGACCGCATCGGGCCGGACATCGGCCGGACCACCCGGTGGGGCATGCTCCAGGACCTGGATCATTACAACGTGACGACGATGAAAGCCACCACGGCGAAAAAAATCACCGAGAACTCGGTGGTGCTGGAGGGGCCGGACGGCGAAACGGAAATCCCCGCCGACACGGTGGTAATGGCCGTGGGGGCGAAGTCCTACAATCCCCTGGAAGAGCTTTTAAAGAAAAAGAAAATCGCGTATCACGTGGTGGGAGACGCCCGGCAGGTGGCCAAGGCCATGGACGCCATCCACGAGGGCTTCGAGGCGGCCCGGGCGGTGTAA
- a CDS encoding GNAT family N-acetyltransferase, with the protein MHSGKRRGVVEGIRVTGRHRNMGLGTEPLHEAERWFFKKRRRSD; encoded by the coding sequence GTGCACTCGGGAAAGAGGCGGGGCGTCGTCGAGGGAATCCGCGTGACGGGGAGGCACCGGAACATGGGTCTGGGGACGGAGCCTTTACACGAGGCTGAGCGGTGGTTTTTCAAAAAGCGACGCCGATCGGATTGA
- a CDS encoding GNAT family N-acetyltransferase: MRVPKNLNGIRAGVHIRPAEADDLDAVVYLWQEMMAFHVEQNTVFTLREDAADVYGPYAADCIANGAKLTLVAEEDCEIVGYIFGEIISPPPVYPGRKWGVVNEICVSEMHQNMGLGTELLYEAERWFFKNDAERIECRVAVTNPVSQRFWKKHGYAGYIKVCIKEL, encoded by the coding sequence ATGAGAGTACCGAAGAACCTGAATGGAATTCGCGCGGGCGTTCATATACGCCCCGCCGAAGCGGACGATCTTGACGCCGTCGTGTACCTGTGGCAGGAGATGATGGCGTTTCACGTCGAGCAAAACACGGTTTTCACCCTCCGGGAGGACGCCGCGGATGTGTATGGGCCGTACGCCGCGGACTGCATCGCAAACGGGGCGAAGCTGACGCTGGTGGCCGAAGAGGACTGCGAGATTGTGGGATACATTTTCGGGGAGATCATCTCCCCCCCGCCGGTATATCCGGGCCGGAAATGGGGCGTCGTCAATGAAATCTGCGTGTCGGAGATGCACCAGAACATGGGCCTGGGAACGGAGCTGCTATATGAGGCGGAGCGGTGGTTCTTCAAGAACGACGCCGAGCGGATTGAATGCCGGGTGGCCGTCACCAACCCGGTGTCACAGCGCTTCTGGAAAAAGCACGGGTATGCCGGATACATCAAAGTGTGTATAAAGGAGCTGTGA
- a CDS encoding bifunctional acetate--CoA ligase family protein/GNAT family N-acetyltransferase — MSTVNLDSIFAPKRIAIVGASDSPSSVGYTILKKLVGSGFPGVIYPVNPKRESVQGIHAYPDVKNLPSPADLAVICTPAGTVPGIVEDCGAMGTMGVIIISAGFREIGEEGKRLETEIEAIQHKYEGMRILGPNCLGIIVPPLSMNVSFADAMPGPGRVAVISQSGALCTSILDWAIEKGIGFSFFVSIGNMLDISFDDLIDYFGQDPNTDSIILYVESITNAREFMSATRGFSRTKPIVAYKSGRFAESAQAAASHTGAMAGADDVYDAAFMRAGVERVIEIDDIFECAALLAGSKLPGGPRLAIVTNAGGPGVMATDSLIARNGLLAELTDETVSKLDGFLPVFWSHGNPVDVLGDAPPERLAEATRITIDDPNVDAVLVVLTPQAMTDPTGTAREIGRIAKGTEKPILAAWMGGYAVRDGIKILNKAGTPTYTTPDQAVQAFMHLVNYQRNLETLYETPKEVHVEFTIDRFKIREQLEPLFKKGGGDGRDYIFSEIETKRLLEAYGIPVTMPILAESQETAVQHAETIGYPVVMKIHSPDITHKTDVGGVVLNLTSEKEVISAHRSMIETVSKAAPDARIDGVTIQRMFTAHDRFEMIMGAKKDVTFGSVIMVGMGGVAAEVFRDRALGLPPLNESLARRMLESLKSWPLLEGYRGKPGANIDRFIEIMIRFSYLVADFPEIAELDINPLMVTESEVMAVDGRVVTDSRIMPDEVVPYSHLTVRPYPEEYVRPAKLKDGTPVLLRPIKPEDDPLWRELFETYSEETIRFRFTHPIKDITRDMITRYCFIDYDREIGIVLEMTENGTEKLIGVGRLIIDTGHNTAQFVAAVGDPWHGRGAGSLLIDYCIKIARYRGIRTIGTKMLPDNEVAIRTLEKRGFVLEEDGDIIRGTLTVEGEYDGFDFP, encoded by the coding sequence ATGAGCACCGTCAATCTGGATTCCATCTTCGCCCCGAAGCGCATCGCTATCGTCGGCGCAAGCGATTCACCCTCCAGCGTTGGCTACACCATCCTGAAAAAACTGGTCGGTTCCGGCTTCCCGGGAGTCATCTACCCGGTCAATCCGAAGCGCGAATCCGTTCAGGGCATACACGCCTACCCGGACGTCAAGAACCTGCCCAGCCCTGCGGACCTGGCGGTCATCTGCACCCCGGCGGGAACCGTGCCGGGCATCGTTGAGGACTGCGGCGCCATGGGAACGATGGGCGTCATTATTATCTCCGCGGGTTTTCGGGAAATCGGCGAAGAGGGGAAACGGCTTGAGACCGAGATCGAGGCCATACAACACAAATACGAGGGGATGCGCATCCTGGGACCAAATTGTCTGGGCATCATCGTTCCGCCCCTCTCCATGAACGTCAGTTTTGCCGACGCCATGCCCGGTCCGGGGCGGGTGGCGGTCATATCCCAATCGGGGGCGCTGTGTACCTCTATTCTGGACTGGGCCATCGAAAAGGGAATCGGGTTTTCCTTCTTTGTTTCCATCGGGAACATGCTGGATATATCCTTCGATGATCTCATCGACTATTTCGGACAGGATCCGAATACCGACTCCATCATCCTCTACGTGGAGTCCATCACCAACGCCCGGGAATTCATGAGCGCCACCAGGGGGTTTTCCCGGACGAAGCCGATCGTAGCGTACAAATCGGGCCGGTTCGCCGAATCCGCCCAGGCGGCCGCCTCCCACACCGGGGCGATGGCCGGCGCCGACGACGTCTACGACGCCGCCTTCATGCGGGCGGGCGTGGAGCGGGTCATCGAGATCGACGATATCTTCGAGTGCGCCGCCCTCCTTGCGGGATCAAAGCTCCCCGGGGGACCGAGGCTCGCTATTGTCACCAACGCCGGGGGGCCGGGAGTAATGGCCACCGACTCCCTCATCGCCCGCAACGGCCTGCTCGCCGAGCTGACGGATGAGACCGTATCGAAACTGGACGGATTCCTCCCCGTCTTCTGGTCCCACGGAAACCCGGTGGACGTCCTGGGAGACGCACCGCCGGAACGGCTGGCCGAGGCGACGAGGATTACCATTGACGATCCGAACGTGGATGCGGTGCTGGTGGTGCTGACACCCCAGGCCATGACCGATCCCACCGGCACCGCCAGGGAGATCGGCCGTATCGCGAAAGGCACGGAAAAGCCGATCCTCGCCGCATGGATGGGCGGGTACGCCGTCCGAGACGGAATCAAAATACTCAATAAGGCCGGGACCCCCACCTACACCACGCCCGATCAGGCCGTCCAGGCGTTCATGCACCTGGTCAACTACCAGAGAAACCTCGAAACGCTCTATGAAACCCCCAAGGAAGTTCACGTCGAGTTCACCATCGATCGCTTCAAGATCAGGGAACAGCTCGAGCCGCTGTTCAAAAAAGGGGGTGGCGACGGCCGGGACTATATTTTCTCGGAAATCGAGACCAAGAGACTGCTCGAGGCTTACGGCATCCCGGTAACCATGCCGATACTCGCCGAGTCACAGGAGACGGCCGTACAACATGCCGAAACGATCGGCTATCCCGTGGTGATGAAGATACACTCCCCGGACATCACCCATAAAACCGACGTGGGCGGCGTGGTGTTGAATCTCACATCCGAAAAAGAGGTGATAAGCGCCCACCGGAGCATGATCGAGACCGTCTCAAAAGCGGCGCCGGACGCCCGGATAGACGGGGTGACCATACAGCGGATGTTCACGGCACACGACCGCTTCGAGATGATCATGGGGGCGAAGAAAGACGTCACCTTCGGCTCGGTAATCATGGTGGGTATGGGCGGCGTGGCGGCGGAGGTGTTTCGGGATCGGGCGCTGGGCCTGCCGCCCCTCAACGAGAGCCTGGCCCGCAGGATGCTGGAATCGCTGAAATCCTGGCCGCTCTTGGAAGGATACCGGGGAAAGCCCGGGGCGAACATCGACCGATTTATCGAGATAATGATACGCTTTTCATACCTGGTGGCGGATTTCCCGGAAATCGCGGAGCTGGACATCAACCCGCTGATGGTCACAGAATCGGAGGTTATGGCCGTGGACGGCCGGGTGGTGACGGATTCACGTATTATGCCGGACGAAGTCGTCCCCTATTCCCACCTTACGGTTCGCCCCTATCCGGAGGAATACGTCCGCCCCGCGAAGCTCAAGGACGGCACCCCCGTGCTGCTCCGCCCCATTAAACCGGAGGACGATCCTCTGTGGCGGGAGCTTTTCGAAACCTATTCCGAGGAAACCATACGCTTTCGATTCACCCATCCCATCAAGGACATCACCCGGGACATGATCACCCGTTACTGTTTCATCGACTATGACCGTGAGATCGGGATCGTTCTTGAAATGACCGAGAACGGCACGGAGAAGCTCATCGGCGTCGGGCGCCTGATCATCGACACGGGACACAACACCGCCCAGTTCGTCGCCGCGGTGGGCGATCCCTGGCACGGCCGGGGCGCAGGGTCGCTTCTGATCGACTACTGCATTAAAATCGCCCGGTACCGGGGCATCCGCACGATAGGCACCAAGATGCTGCCGGACAACGAGGTGGCCATCAGGACGCTCGAGAAGCGGGGATTCGTTCTGGAGGAGGACGGGGATATCATTCGCGGCACCTTGACCGTGGAGGGGGAGTATGACGGCTTTGATTTTCCGTAA
- a CDS encoding CPBP family intramembrane metalloprotease translates to MPAPKQKATFFLLITFGVSWLIALVYYLADGRWNTPLSVVVGAVFMLVPMLSALFVQKVLYRQAVVEPLGISFRINVWFLTAWLLPALLVFCAIPVAMLLPGVSFSPEHEGLFRRMAATLSPQQIEAMRESYANMRINPALMSLVQGLIAGATINALLAFGEELGWRGLLQREWEHLGVFTGSALIGLVWGVWHAPLIVMGHNFPDHPAAGIFQMIAATMLLGILISYIRLRAKSVIPAALMHGSTNGLYGVSLMYLDWDNDLSIGLFGTGGCLVMGGCVILLFFYDRFLSKQPLFEK, encoded by the coding sequence ATGCCCGCCCCGAAACAAAAGGCAACGTTTTTTCTCCTCATCACCTTCGGTGTATCCTGGCTGATCGCCCTTGTATATTACCTGGCGGACGGGCGATGGAACACGCCGCTCTCCGTGGTCGTCGGGGCCGTCTTCATGCTCGTTCCCATGCTGTCGGCGCTGTTCGTCCAGAAGGTACTCTATCGTCAGGCGGTCGTCGAGCCCCTGGGTATTTCCTTTCGCATAAACGTCTGGTTTTTAACAGCCTGGCTTCTGCCGGCGCTGCTGGTGTTCTGTGCCATCCCCGTGGCCATGCTGCTTCCGGGGGTGTCCTTTTCGCCGGAGCACGAGGGGCTATTCCGCCGCATGGCCGCCACCCTCTCCCCACAGCAGATCGAAGCCATGCGGGAAAGCTACGCAAACATGCGAATCAATCCCGCCCTGATGTCCCTTGTCCAGGGGCTCATTGCCGGGGCCACGATCAATGCCCTTCTCGCCTTCGGAGAAGAGCTGGGATGGCGGGGACTCTTGCAGCGGGAGTGGGAGCATCTCGGCGTGTTTACCGGCTCGGCACTGATCGGGCTGGTATGGGGCGTGTGGCATGCGCCCCTAATTGTGATGGGGCACAACTTCCCCGATCACCCGGCGGCGGGGATCTTTCAGATGATCGCGGCGACCATGCTTCTCGGTATACTCATCAGCTATATCCGTCTCCGGGCGAAATCGGTCATCCCTGCGGCCCTGATGCACGGCTCAACCAACGGCCTGTACGGGGTGTCGCTGATGTACCTCGACTGGGACAACGACCTCTCCATCGGCCTGTTCGGCACCGGGGGATGCCTGGTGATGGGAGGCTGTGTCATCCTCCTGTTTTTCTATGACCGCTTCCTCTCCAAACAACCGCTGTTTGAAAAGTGA
- a CDS encoding tetratricopeptide repeat protein translates to MKNHKRSRGGVESLAKINRTLFWALCVLVVLAVGVLLWSFLPKTAREWNDRGESLANNGKYEKALECFNRAVELDPGESEYLSNRGNVRLYLGDFEGAVRDFSLVIKIDPRTGAAYYNRGIAYTHLGLSSEAAQDLDRACELGIVKGCDAVKELKLWP, encoded by the coding sequence ATGAAGAATCATAAACGGTCAAGGGGAGGTGTCGAGTCGCTGGCGAAGATAAATCGGACGTTGTTCTGGGCGTTGTGTGTTCTCGTGGTCCTTGCGGTCGGCGTTTTGTTGTGGAGCTTTCTGCCGAAAACGGCACGGGAATGGAATGACCGGGGTGAATCGCTGGCAAACAACGGGAAATATGAAAAGGCACTGGAATGTTTCAACCGGGCGGTGGAACTGGACCCCGGCGAGTCGGAGTATCTGAGCAACCGGGGCAATGTTCGTCTCTATCTCGGTGATTTTGAGGGGGCGGTGAGGGACTTCTCCCTGGTTATCAAAATCGACCCCCGTACAGGCGCCGCGTACTACAACCGGGGCATCGCATACACTCACCTGGGGCTGTCCTCCGAGGCCGCCCAGGACCTGGATCGCGCATGCGAGCTGGGGATAGTGAAGGGATGCGACGCCGTCAAGGAGCTCAAGCTGTGGCCCTGA
- a CDS encoding methyltransferase domain-containing protein, whose amino-acid sequence MNDQDTPKHKETNDDLYAGIASRYDILFEEEDHTARMSFYEEVLKKYQANRVLDCSCGTGKYLTMLAPLGLSLFGSDVSPSMLAVAQENIKRLGLQIPLTRADFRSLPEHFSEPFDAILCLSTSLPHVGSEDEMIRALSSMYASLTDRGVLIITHGTSERMMMEQPRFLPVVNNRDLSRVFVIDYHGRGITFHVLDFIHTDSTTEFLTWSATYPFMPLEKDYRRMLEAAGFKDVEAYGGYDFSPYTETSEFLIVVAGRNRHEES is encoded by the coding sequence ATGAACGATCAAGACACACCCAAACATAAAGAGACAAACGACGACCTCTACGCCGGCATCGCCTCCCGGTACGATATCCTCTTCGAGGAGGAGGACCACACGGCCCGGATGTCTTTTTATGAAGAGGTACTCAAGAAATATCAGGCCAATCGGGTGCTGGACTGCTCCTGCGGCACCGGGAAGTACCTGACAATGCTGGCTCCCCTGGGGCTGTCGCTCTTCGGCTCGGACGTCTCTCCGTCCATGCTCGCCGTGGCACAAGAGAACATAAAGAGGCTGGGACTTCAGATCCCCCTGACCAGGGCGGACTTCCGCTCCCTCCCGGAACATTTTTCCGAGCCCTTCGACGCGATCCTGTGCCTCTCCACGTCCCTTCCCCACGTGGGGAGTGAGGACGAGATGATTCGGGCGCTTTCGAGCATGTACGCATCCCTCACGGACCGGGGCGTGCTGATTATCACCCATGGAACTTCTGAACGGATGATGATGGAGCAGCCGAGGTTCCTGCCGGTCGTCAACAATCGGGATCTCTCCCGGGTCTTCGTCATCGATTATCACGGCCGGGGCATTACGTTTCACGTGCTCGATTTCATCCACACCGACTCCACCACCGAGTTCCTCACCTGGAGCGCGACATATCCCTTCATGCCCCTGGAGAAGGACTACCGGCGGATGCTCGAGGCCGCAGGCTTCAAAGACGTGGAAGCCTACGGCGGCTATGATTTCTCTCCTTATACTGAAACCAGCGAGTTCCTGATCGTGGTGGCGGGAAGGAATCGTCATGAAGAATCATAA